A genomic segment from Streptosporangium roseum DSM 43021 encodes:
- a CDS encoding anti-sigma factor: MNEDLHTLSGAYALHALPEPEVALFEDHMARCEACAVEVRGLSETAARLAAGATEAPPASLRARVMAQIAEVRQEPPLLDVRAEPPPGEVVRLEPRSAWRGRVAMGLAVAVSAAAVVLGVVAVDARRERDALRQVVAVIAAPDARTVRHPVSSGGTGTMVMSPSEGKMVFTARGLPPLPASRVYELWLMGPDGVRPAGLLERTAGGDTVPVMATPLRGDDRLGLTVEPAGGSDQPTTAPIMVADLPST; encoded by the coding sequence ATGAACGAGGACCTCCACACCCTGTCCGGCGCCTACGCGCTGCACGCGCTTCCGGAGCCGGAGGTGGCACTCTTCGAGGATCACATGGCAAGGTGCGAGGCCTGTGCCGTCGAGGTGCGCGGCCTGTCGGAGACCGCGGCCCGGCTCGCCGCGGGGGCGACCGAGGCCCCGCCCGCCTCGCTCCGCGCCCGCGTCATGGCGCAGATCGCCGAGGTCCGCCAGGAGCCACCGCTCCTCGACGTCCGCGCCGAGCCGCCGCCCGGCGAGGTGGTACGGCTCGAGCCCCGCTCCGCGTGGCGCGGGCGCGTCGCGATGGGCCTGGCCGTGGCGGTGAGCGCCGCCGCGGTGGTCCTCGGCGTCGTGGCCGTCGACGCCCGGCGGGAGCGCGACGCGCTCCGGCAGGTCGTGGCCGTGATCGCGGCGCCCGACGCCCGGACGGTCAGGCACCCCGTCTCCTCCGGCGGCACCGGCACGATGGTGATGTCCCCCTCCGAGGGGAAGATGGTGTTCACCGCGAGAGGGCTCCCCCCGCTGCCCGCCTCCCGGGTCTACGAGCTGTGGCTGATGGGCCCCGACGGCGTCCGCCCGGCAGGGCTGCTGGAGCGGACCGCGGGCGGCGACACGGTGCCGGTCATGGCCACCCCGCTCCGGGGTGACGACCGGCTCGGCCTGACCGTCGAACCGGCCGGCGGCTCCGACCAGCCCACCACGGCCCCGATCATGGTCGCCGACCTGCCGTCCACCTGA
- a CDS encoding nucleoside deaminase, which produces MDPKNFMTEAVRLATESVMNGWGGPFGTVIVKDGDIIARGQNRVLLTGDPTAHGEVEAIRKAIQILNPWAPSISEEYQNESTLTLVPRPEGSPDPLPRRAGMLLGCSLYTSGAPCPMCMSAIYWSRIDSVYFGSDLEATRKIGFDDAFQYEDFQKPLDQRKIRIEQIYPELGAQAYAAWTDRPNHHPY; this is translated from the coding sequence ATGGATCCGAAGAATTTCATGACTGAAGCCGTACGGCTCGCCACCGAATCCGTCATGAATGGATGGGGCGGCCCATTCGGAACGGTCATAGTCAAGGACGGCGACATTATCGCCCGAGGGCAGAATCGTGTTCTCCTCACCGGCGATCCGACCGCGCACGGCGAAGTGGAGGCCATTCGCAAGGCCATTCAGATCTTGAATCCGTGGGCCCCCTCCATATCGGAGGAGTACCAGAACGAGTCGACGCTCACGCTCGTGCCGCGCCCCGAGGGATCTCCCGATCCGCTGCCCCGGCGGGCCGGAATGCTCCTGGGGTGCTCCCTCTACACCAGCGGCGCGCCGTGCCCGATGTGCATGAGCGCCATCTACTGGTCGAGAATCGACTCCGTCTACTTCGGCTCCGACCTGGAGGCGACCAGGAAGATAGGTTTCGACGACGCCTTCCAGTACGAGGACTTCCAGAAGCCCCTCGACCAGCGCAAGATCCGGATCGAGCAGATCTATCCGGAGCTCGGCGCCCAGGCCTACGCGGCCTGGACGGACAGGCCGAACCATCACCCATACTGA
- a CDS encoding antibiotic biosynthesis monooxygenase gives MRSSTGFEGAEVYPPAPGEQSTWVVVFRFSGIDGLTGWLNSELRGKLLDEVRPLLEEPAALEILAGETPPRDTVTVVVSHSVRPGRERDYLRWQDKTRKAQERFPGFLGYEGFEPVAGIQERWVVMFRFDTRDHLDGWLASDTRRKLLDEGRHYFLDYDVRTIRSAFSGWFGFGGETGQGPPPNWKQAMSVLLALYPTVMILNLTLSPALKAAHLPGYLALFIGNVVSVALLTWLLMPLVNRIFASWLLPGRAVSASTSVAGALVMVLCFALSVAAFGMITG, from the coding sequence ATGCGTTCCTCCACGGGTTTCGAGGGGGCGGAGGTTTACCCGCCGGCTCCCGGCGAGCAGAGCACGTGGGTGGTCGTGTTCCGTTTCTCGGGCATTGACGGGTTGACCGGGTGGCTGAATTCCGAGTTGCGGGGGAAATTGCTCGACGAGGTGCGCCCGCTGCTGGAGGAGCCGGCGGCGTTGGAGATCCTCGCGGGGGAGACGCCGCCCAGGGACACGGTCACGGTGGTCGTCTCCCACAGCGTGCGGCCAGGCCGTGAACGCGATTATCTGCGCTGGCAGGACAAGACGCGCAAGGCCCAGGAGAGGTTTCCCGGCTTCCTGGGTTACGAGGGGTTCGAACCCGTGGCGGGGATCCAGGAGCGCTGGGTGGTCATGTTCCGCTTCGACACCCGTGACCATCTCGACGGATGGCTCGCCTCCGACACCCGCAGGAAACTGCTGGACGAGGGCCGCCACTACTTCCTCGACTACGACGTGCGAACGATCCGATCGGCGTTCAGCGGCTGGTTCGGGTTCGGCGGCGAGACCGGGCAGGGACCCCCGCCCAACTGGAAGCAGGCCATGTCCGTGCTGCTGGCGCTCTACCCCACCGTGATGATCCTGAACCTGACGCTGAGCCCCGCGCTCAAGGCGGCGCACCTGCCCGGGTATCTGGCCCTGTTCATCGGCAACGTGGTGAGCGTCGCCCTCCTCACGTGGCTGCTGATGCCGCTCGTCAACAGGATCTTCGCGTCATGGCTGCTGCCCGGCAGGGCCGTCTCCGCCTCCACGAGCGTGGCCGGTGCGCTGGTGATGGTGCTGTGCTTCGCGCTGTCCGTCGCCGCCTTCGGCATGATCACCGGTTAG
- a CDS encoding GNAT family N-acetyltransferase, with protein sequence MTVYETERLTVRLWTHDQGDLDRMSDLYSRREVTRWLPPFFAFEAAPAVDGWRAFHERDRRFGSWAVEVRDTGVAAGTVLFRPIPGGEGEIEVGWHFHPDSWGNGYATEAARGAVERGFASGLEEVYALTMPGNEASIAVCRRLGMTPLGRTRRFFDLESEMFHLPRTDAGLP encoded by the coding sequence ATGACCGTTTACGAGACCGAGCGGCTGACCGTCCGCCTGTGGACCCATGACCAGGGCGACCTCGACCGGATGTCCGATCTTTACTCCCGCCGGGAGGTCACCCGCTGGCTGCCGCCCTTCTTCGCCTTCGAGGCGGCGCCCGCGGTGGACGGCTGGCGGGCCTTCCATGAGCGGGACCGCCGGTTCGGATCCTGGGCGGTCGAGGTCCGCGACACCGGGGTGGCCGCCGGGACCGTGCTGTTCCGGCCGATCCCGGGAGGGGAGGGGGAGATCGAGGTGGGCTGGCACTTCCACCCCGACTCCTGGGGGAACGGCTACGCCACCGAGGCGGCCCGTGGCGCGGTCGAGCGCGGTTTCGCCTCCGGGCTGGAGGAGGTCTACGCCCTGACGATGCCGGGCAACGAGGCGTCCATCGCCGTCTGCCGGCGGCTCGGGATGACCCCGCTCGGCCGGACCCGGCGTTTCTTCGACCTGGAGTCGGAGATGTTCCACCTTCCCCGGACGGACGCCGGCCTCCCCTGA
- a CDS encoding RraA family protein has product MDRQELRRRFAALNTAHLADACIRAQIPVRCAPARLHAVVPGSRLAGCVVPAQHVGSVDVFLEAFEGAAPGDVLVVDNGGRLDEACVGDLVVLEAQAAGLEGIVIWGLHRDTADIRAIGLPVFSLGAVPTGPLRLDARPWDALESATVGDSTVGREDLVLGDDDGVLFVPAARAEDLFTLAETIRDTERRQAERVRAGVSLRSQVQFDTYLVQRRQTPSLSFRDHLRAVGGAVEE; this is encoded by the coding sequence ATGGATCGCCAAGAGCTCCGGAGGCGGTTTGCGGCTTTGAACACCGCCCATCTGGCGGATGCGTGCATTCGCGCTCAGATCCCGGTGCGGTGCGCGCCTGCGCGCCTGCACGCCGTCGTGCCCGGAAGCCGCCTGGCCGGGTGCGTGGTTCCTGCCCAGCATGTCGGCAGCGTCGACGTTTTCCTGGAGGCGTTCGAAGGGGCCGCGCCCGGCGACGTGTTGGTGGTCGACAACGGCGGACGTCTCGATGAGGCGTGCGTCGGCGATCTGGTGGTTCTGGAGGCTCAGGCCGCCGGGCTGGAGGGGATCGTGATCTGGGGGCTGCACCGCGACACGGCCGACATACGGGCGATCGGGTTGCCGGTCTTCAGCCTGGGGGCGGTCCCGACCGGCCCGCTACGCCTCGACGCCCGTCCCTGGGACGCGTTGGAGTCCGCCACGGTGGGAGACTCCACGGTGGGCCGTGAGGACCTGGTCCTGGGTGATGACGATGGGGTGCTCTTTGTGCCGGCCGCCCGAGCCGAGGACCTCTTCACGCTCGCGGAGACGATCCGCGACACCGAGCGACGCCAGGCCGAACGGGTCCGCGCAGGTGTCTCCCTGCGCAGTCAGGTGCAGTTCGACACCTACCTCGTTCAGCGCCGGCAGACGCCCTCCTTGAGCTTCCGTGATCATCTGCGAGCCGTGGGCGGGGCCGTTGAGGAATGA
- a CDS encoding N-acyl-D-amino-acid deacylase family protein yields the protein MPSTLIIRGGTVYDGTGAPGRSADVAVEGDRILGVGSIPDSEGAMVLDAAGCAVAPGFINVLSHAYLALQQDPRGLSDLYQGVTTEVFGEGVSLGPVAGRMLESVPVGKVEADGTRLGWPRLADFLGDLSSAGVAPNIASFVGSHNLRMLGAGNDNRPLTRAELDAAAALLDEELSDGALGVGSALIYPPESYSSTEELIALTRVLSRHDALYISHIRSEGDRLVEGIEEILRIGREAGTRVEVYHLKAAGRDNWHKMALAIDLIDAARASGQPVTADVYPYEAGSTSLGAVIPPPFHAGGQGRLLERLRDRGVREEMKTAIRRPSVEWENLYLAAGGPEQVLLLSNAADGSLTAGLTLAQAAARAGADDPLDLLLDLVEGDPEMMAAYFIGHQDNIRMALRRPWVSICSDSESVPAEPPFTDLPVHPRAYGSFARILSRYVREEGLLSVEEAVRRMTSLPADTLRLAGRGRIAPGAYADLVVFDPETVHDHATYERPHQYATGVRHVVVNGIAALRDGTPTGALPGRALRRGQG from the coding sequence ATGCCCAGCACGCTGATCATCCGGGGTGGGACGGTCTACGACGGAACCGGGGCTCCGGGACGTTCGGCCGATGTCGCGGTGGAGGGGGATCGGATCCTCGGCGTTGGTTCCATCCCTGACTCGGAGGGGGCGATGGTGCTCGACGCGGCGGGGTGCGCCGTCGCCCCCGGATTCATCAACGTGCTCAGCCATGCTTATCTGGCGCTTCAGCAGGATCCACGCGGGTTGTCCGATCTTTATCAGGGTGTGACGACGGAGGTCTTCGGCGAGGGCGTCTCCCTGGGGCCGGTTGCCGGGCGCATGCTGGAGTCGGTCCCCGTCGGCAAGGTGGAGGCCGACGGCACGCGGCTGGGCTGGCCGCGGCTGGCGGATTTCCTCGGTGACCTGTCGTCGGCGGGTGTCGCCCCGAACATCGCCAGCTTCGTCGGGTCACACAACCTGCGCATGCTCGGCGCCGGGAACGACAACCGGCCGCTCACCCGGGCTGAGCTGGACGCGGCCGCGGCGCTGCTGGATGAGGAGCTGTCCGACGGAGCGCTGGGCGTGGGGTCGGCGCTGATCTACCCGCCGGAGAGCTACTCGTCCACCGAGGAGCTCATCGCCCTGACGCGCGTGCTGAGCCGGCACGACGCCCTCTACATCTCCCACATCAGGAGCGAGGGCGATCGCCTGGTCGAGGGCATCGAGGAGATTCTGCGCATCGGCCGCGAGGCCGGGACACGCGTGGAGGTGTACCACCTCAAGGCCGCCGGGCGGGACAACTGGCACAAGATGGCGCTTGCGATCGACCTCATCGACGCGGCCCGCGCGTCGGGCCAGCCGGTGACCGCCGACGTCTACCCCTACGAGGCGGGCAGTACGTCGCTGGGAGCGGTCATCCCGCCGCCGTTCCACGCGGGCGGCCAGGGCCGGTTGCTGGAGCGGCTGCGCGATCGCGGGGTCCGGGAGGAGATGAAGACCGCCATCCGACGCCCTTCAGTCGAGTGGGAGAACCTCTACCTCGCCGCGGGCGGGCCTGAGCAGGTGCTGCTGCTGTCCAACGCCGCGGACGGCTCGCTCACCGCGGGACTGACCCTGGCCCAGGCCGCCGCTCGCGCGGGAGCGGATGATCCGCTCGACCTGCTGCTGGACCTGGTGGAAGGCGACCCCGAGATGATGGCGGCCTACTTCATCGGGCATCAGGACAACATCCGGATGGCGCTGCGCCGCCCCTGGGTTTCGATCTGCTCCGACTCCGAGTCGGTGCCGGCCGAGCCTCCGTTCACCGACCTGCCGGTCCATCCCCGGGCGTACGGCAGCTTCGCCAGGATCCTGTCGCGGTACGTCCGCGAGGAGGGACTGCTCAGCGTGGAGGAGGCCGTACGGCGGATGACCTCGCTGCCCGCCGACACCCTCCGGCTGGCGGGGCGGGGCCGGATCGCTCCCGGCGCCTACGCCGACCTCGTGGTCTTCGATCCGGAGACCGTCCACGACCACGCGACCTACGAGCGTCCACACCAGTACGCGACCGGCGTCCGCCACGTGGTGGTCAACGGAATCGCCGCGCTGCGGGACGGCACCCCCACCGGCGCTCTGCCGGGACGCGCACTGCGCCGCGGTCAGGGGTGA
- a CDS encoding class I SAM-dependent methyltransferase: MMDAEILKYYEHGLERDRLAAGGRQIEFLRMWDLLQRHLPPPPAQVLDVGGGAGVYALPLAAAGYEVHLVDPVPLHVEQAITASQAASARLASVTVGDARALEAAEAGVDAVLLLGPLYHLTDKSDRITALREARRVVRPGGFVVAKALSRFYPLFESLAGGRPPNPGEIEDTVRFLADGQYRNPGGDPAGFTTSYFHRPEELAGEIREAGLDLRVLVGASGNVKLLPDFAQRLEDAGQRDHLLSVLRLIEMESSVIGMSQNFVAVAQAPAGESQAPAGE, from the coding sequence ATGATGGATGCGGAGATCTTGAAGTACTACGAGCACGGTCTGGAGCGGGACCGGCTGGCCGCCGGGGGGCGGCAGATCGAGTTCCTCCGGATGTGGGATCTGCTGCAACGGCATCTGCCGCCGCCCCCCGCACAGGTGCTGGACGTAGGCGGTGGCGCCGGCGTCTACGCATTGCCGCTGGCGGCTGCCGGCTATGAGGTGCACCTGGTCGATCCGGTGCCACTCCACGTCGAGCAGGCGATCACGGCCTCCCAGGCCGCTTCCGCTCGGCTGGCGAGCGTCACGGTCGGTGACGCCCGGGCACTGGAGGCCGCCGAGGCCGGCGTCGATGCCGTGCTGTTGCTTGGTCCGCTTTACCACCTGACGGATAAGTCCGATCGCATCACGGCGCTGCGTGAGGCCCGGCGGGTGGTGCGACCGGGCGGGTTCGTCGTCGCGAAGGCGCTGTCCCGGTTCTATCCTCTCTTCGAGAGCCTGGCCGGGGGCCGGCCGCCCAACCCCGGTGAGATCGAGGACACCGTCCGGTTCCTCGCCGACGGGCAGTACCGCAACCCAGGCGGTGATCCCGCGGGGTTCACGACCTCCTACTTCCACCGGCCGGAGGAGCTGGCCGGTGAGATCCGGGAAGCGGGCTTGGATCTGCGGGTGCTCGTCGGCGCGAGCGGCAATGTCAAGCTTCTCCCCGACTTCGCCCAGCGGTTGGAGGACGCGGGACAGCGTGACCACCTGCTGTCCGTACTCCGCCTGATCGAGATGGAGTCCTCCGTCATCGGCATGAGCCAGAACTTCGTCGCGGTCGCGCAGGCACCCGCTGGGGAGTCGCAGGCGCCCGCCGGGGAGTAG
- a CDS encoding Ig-like domain-containing protein — MSQRPGSALTALACALLALATSGTPVAAATGTPATTVRQAAAQAAAAPCVRPGQATYPVDYYWKNVLGMRLGSGSVAVDTSPSLWGGQIAPGATFTLTLAHRTAQWPLLVRSYTTMWDLSSLLANADIVSQSGAGTISGTTLSISSQGSKTDPAAKVITFRVRQGTIGNSMTIRPTGISSVLAAPGQLGNNAPAPPIQIVSGQSISPTSAAADSATTAMGTAVSVPVLANDTAAAPAISALTQPGNGTATISGGTVIYTPAAGFIGTDTFTYTITTACGTSTATVTVTVPCPWKPVNLVNGSFEAPPVASIDWSIPDASTNPSVGWHTTATDNKLEFWRGGASGIPAADGQQFAELNANQVSMLYQDLPTVPGTPMTWSLYHRGRLGTDVMRVLIGAPGSTAAQVPTGASSADISDDNTAWRRYTGVYVVPPGQTVTRFAFESVSAAGGSPTAGNFLDGVTFQTPPCP; from the coding sequence ATGTCACAACGACCCGGATCCGCGCTCACCGCGCTGGCCTGCGCCCTGCTGGCGCTGGCCACCTCCGGCACGCCGGTGGCGGCCGCCACCGGCACACCCGCCACCACCGTGCGGCAGGCCGCCGCGCAAGCCGCCGCTGCGCCCTGTGTCCGGCCGGGCCAGGCGACCTACCCGGTCGACTACTACTGGAAGAACGTCCTCGGCATGCGGCTGGGCAGCGGGTCGGTCGCGGTCGACACCTCCCCGTCCCTGTGGGGCGGGCAGATCGCACCGGGCGCCACCTTCACCCTCACCCTGGCCCACCGCACCGCCCAGTGGCCGCTGCTGGTCAGGAGCTACACCACGATGTGGGACCTGTCGTCCCTGCTGGCCAACGCCGACATCGTCAGCCAGTCAGGGGCGGGCACCATCAGCGGCACCACCCTGTCGATCAGCTCGCAGGGGTCCAAGACCGACCCGGCCGCGAAGGTCATCACCTTCCGGGTCAGGCAAGGCACCATCGGCAACAGCATGACCATCCGGCCCACCGGGATCAGCAGCGTCCTCGCAGCCCCGGGCCAGCTCGGAAACAACGCACCCGCCCCGCCGATCCAGATCGTCAGCGGGCAGTCCATCTCCCCCACCAGCGCCGCCGCCGACAGCGCCACCACCGCGATGGGCACGGCCGTCAGCGTGCCCGTCCTGGCCAACGACACCGCGGCCGCACCGGCGATCAGCGCTCTCACCCAGCCGGGCAACGGCACCGCGACGATCTCCGGCGGCACCGTGATCTACACCCCCGCCGCGGGCTTCATCGGCACCGACACCTTCACCTACACCATCACCACGGCCTGCGGGACCAGCACCGCCACGGTGACGGTCACCGTCCCCTGTCCCTGGAAACCGGTCAACCTGGTCAACGGCAGCTTCGAGGCGCCGCCCGTGGCCTCGATCGACTGGTCCATCCCCGACGCCTCCACCAACCCGAGCGTCGGCTGGCACACCACCGCCACCGACAACAAGCTGGAGTTCTGGCGCGGCGGCGCGAGCGGGATTCCGGCCGCCGACGGCCAGCAGTTCGCCGAACTCAACGCCAACCAGGTCTCGATGCTCTACCAGGACCTGCCCACCGTTCCGGGGACTCCGATGACCTGGTCGCTGTATCACCGGGGCCGCCTGGGCACCGACGTGATGCGGGTGCTCATCGGCGCCCCGGGCTCGACCGCGGCTCAAGTCCCCACCGGGGCCTCCTCCGCGGACATCTCCGACGACAACACCGCCTGGCGCCGCTACACCGGGGTGTATGTCGTCCCTCCGGGGCAGACCGTCACGCGATTCGCCTTCGAGTCGGTGTCGGCCGCGGGTGGCAGCCCGACGGCCGGCAACTTCCTGGACGGCGTGACTTTCCAAACGCCGCCCTGCCCGTAA